DNA sequence from the Streptomyces sp. CA-210063 genome:
GGCGCACGTTCTCTATGGCCGCGTGGAGCTGCGGAAGCTCCTGCTCGCTCACACCGTGCCGCTTCATCGAGGACATCACCTCGATGACGACACGGGCGCCCACGAGGCCGTACACGCCGTCGACCGACGACACGGAGCGGATGACGCGGTCGGGCAGGGGTACGGGCTCTTCAGCGCGTCGGTAGGGCGTCAGCACCAGCAGGTCGCCGCTGAACCAGTCCTTGATCCGGGCCGCCTCGTACGTGGTGCCGACGGCGAGGACATCCGACCCGAGGCGCGTGGCCTCTTCCGCCAGCTTCTCGTGCCCGAAGCCGTAGCCGTTGCCCTTGCAGACGGGGACGAGTCCCGGGAACTGCTCCTGAACGTGCTTGTGGTGTGCCCGCCAGCGCGCGGTGTCGACGTAGAGCGTGAGCGCCATGGCCGGTCCCGGAACCTTTCTAGTGGCTGCGGTGTATCAGAGGTATGGAAGCAAAAACGGGGGCGTCAGCGGCGCGACATGTAGATGTCGAGCGCCTTGTGGAGCAGCTTGTTCAGTGGGAAGTCCCACTCACCGAGGTATTCGGCGGCCTGGCCGCCCGTGCCCACCTTGAACTGGATCAGGCCGAAGAGGTGATCCGTCTCGTCCAGAGAGTCGGAGATGCCACGCAGGTCGTAGACGGTCGCGCCGAGGGCGTAGGCGTCGCGCAGCATGCGCCACTGCATCGCGTTCGAGGGCCGGACCTCACGGCCGATGTTGTCCGATGCGCCGTACGAGTACCAGACGTGCCCGCCGACGACCAGCATCGTCGCGGCGGACAGGTTCACGCCGTTGTGGCGGGCGAAGTAGAGCCGCATGCGGTTGGGGTCCTCGGTGTTGAGGGCCGTCCACATGCGCTGGAAGTACGACAGCGGGCGAGGCCGGAAGCGGTCACGCACGGCCGTGATCTCGTACAGCCGCTGCCACTCCTCCAGGTCCTGGTAGCCACCCTGGACGACCTCGACGCCGGCTTTCTCGGCCTTCTTGATGTTGCGGCGCCACAACTGGTTGAAATTCTTGTGGACCTCTTCAAGCGACCGGTTGGCGAGCGGCACCTGGTAGACGTAGCGGGGCTGTACGTCACCGAAGCCGGCCCCGCCGTCCTCGCCCTGCTGCCAGCCCATGCGGCGCAGCTTGTCGGCGACCTCGAAGGCACGCGGCTCGATGAAGTCGG
Encoded proteins:
- the femX gene encoding peptidoglycan bridge formation glycyltransferase FemX, with the translated sequence MSLTLRTISREQHLAYIQSLPAASHMQVPAWADVKAEWRSESLGWFDDKTDEMVGAGLVLYRQLPKIKRYLAYLPEGPVINWYAPNLTDWLEPMLAHLKQQGAFSVKMGPPVIIRRWEATSIKAGIQNPDVKRLRDIEADFIEPRAFEVADKLRRMGWQQGEDGGAGFGDVQPRYVYQVPLANRSLEEVHKNFNQLWRRNIKKAEKAGVEVVQGGYQDLEEWQRLYEITAVRDRFRPRPLSYFQRMWTALNTEDPNRMRLYFARHNGVNLSAATMLVVGGHVWYSYGASDNIGREVRPSNAMQWRMLRDAYALGATVYDLRGISDSLDETDHLFGLIQFKVGTGGQAAEYLGEWDFPLNKLLHKALDIYMSRR